In the genome of Opitutia bacterium KCR 482, one region contains:
- a CDS encoding ATPase, T2SS/T4P/T4SS family, giving the protein MTSADDFVLQLMEEKGLVSADIISQCREELLSQGTTSADVDSKLIDLLVERKYCKYDDISFMLANEFNVPFISLQNLTVDDDVKNLISKEDARKYNVFPIAITGGQLELAVIDPMDMDVVDNLGHMLKMPIDIRIATPADIKSAIDEHYGVNAYGDILGTEGAEVSEEIKGLETGNEAGVSEEEAPIIRYVHKLITEAVKRRASDIHLEPLEKRFRIRYRIDGVLIEVENPPKRLQPSIISRLKLMANISIAEKRVPQDGRIQIVYNKKEIDLRVSSLPTVFGESIVMRILDKEGLRLGLPELGFFSDDQAVFERIVGMADGIFLVTGPTGSGKSTTLYSALNYLNHPDRKIITVEDPVEYQMTGINQVQVRREVGMTFAAALRSMLRQAPNIIMIGEIRDLETAEIAINASLTGHMVFSTLHTNDAPSAVTRLVDIGVKPFLVSASLRAALAQRLVRKTCVHCKTVYSPDPHVLQAIGINEIAAAGMTFYHGEGCPKCNGIGYRGRMGIFEIFIVNEELQQMIYEGRTLVELRTKARELGMRIMREDGVRKVASGLTTADEVLKVTMNES; this is encoded by the coding sequence GTGACATCCGCAGACGATTTTGTATTGCAACTGATGGAGGAAAAAGGCCTTGTGTCCGCAGACATTATTTCGCAATGCCGCGAAGAACTGCTCTCGCAGGGCACTACCTCCGCCGATGTGGACTCCAAGCTTATCGACCTGCTCGTCGAAAGAAAATACTGCAAGTATGACGACATCTCGTTCATGCTCGCAAACGAATTCAACGTCCCTTTTATCTCACTGCAAAACCTCACGGTTGACGACGACGTAAAAAACCTCATCTCGAAGGAGGACGCGCGCAAATACAACGTTTTTCCGATTGCAATCACGGGCGGCCAGCTCGAACTTGCGGTCATCGACCCCATGGACATGGACGTTGTGGACAATCTCGGCCACATGCTCAAAATGCCCATCGACATCAGAATCGCCACGCCCGCCGACATCAAAAGCGCAATCGACGAGCACTACGGCGTCAACGCCTACGGCGACATTTTGGGAACGGAGGGCGCGGAAGTGTCGGAGGAAATCAAGGGGCTTGAAACGGGCAACGAAGCGGGCGTCTCGGAAGAGGAAGCACCCATTATCCGCTACGTCCACAAGCTCATTACAGAGGCGGTCAAAAGGCGGGCGAGCGATATTCACCTCGAACCGCTCGAAAAACGCTTCCGAATCCGCTACCGCATCGACGGCGTGCTCATCGAAGTGGAAAATCCGCCCAAACGCCTGCAACCGTCGATTATCTCACGTCTGAAACTGATGGCGAACATTTCGATTGCCGAAAAGCGCGTTCCGCAGGACGGCCGCATTCAGATTGTATATAATAAAAAGGAAATCGACTTGCGCGTATCGAGCCTCCCGACGGTCTTCGGCGAAAGTATCGTCATGCGTATTCTCGACAAGGAGGGGCTGAGGCTCGGTCTTCCCGAACTCGGCTTCTTCTCCGACGACCAGGCGGTTTTCGAAAGAATAGTCGGCATGGCGGACGGCATTTTCCTTGTTACAGGGCCTACGGGTTCGGGTAAATCGACAACGCTCTACTCGGCGTTGAACTACCTCAACCACCCCGACCGCAAAATCATCACGGTTGAAGACCCTGTCGAATACCAGATGACGGGCATCAATCAGGTTCAGGTTCGCAGGGAGGTCGGCATGACGTTCGCGGCGGCTCTGCGCTCTATGCTGCGCCAAGCGCCGAACATCATCATGATAGGCGAAATTCGAGATTTGGAAACCGCCGAAATTGCAATCAACGCATCGCTCACCGGCCACATGGTTTTCAGCACGCTCCACACAAACGACGCGCCCAGCGCGGTAACGCGTCTTGTGGATATCGGCGTAAAGCCCTTCCTTGTGAGCGCGTCTCTCCGCGCGGCTCTCGCGCAGCGACTCGTCCGCAAGACCTGCGTGCACTGCAAAACGGTCTACTCGCCCGACCCGCACGTCTTGCAGGCTATCGGCATAAACGAAATCGCCGCCGCCGGCATGACGTTCTACCACGGCGAAGGCTGCCCGAAGTGCAACGGCATAGGCTACCGCGGCCGCATGGGCATTTTCGAAATTTTCATCGTAAACGAAGAACTCCAACAGATGATTTACGAAGGCAGAACGCTCGTGGAACTGCGCACGAAAGCGCGCGAGCTCGGCATGAGAATCATGAGGGAGGACGGCGTGCGAAAAGTCGCCAGCGGCCTTACCACCGCGGACGAAGTCCTCAAAGTCACAATGAACGAATCATAG
- a CDS encoding DUF5696 domain-containing protein, protein MKFVEAILRAALLVAVLGACAAPSPRGEVAVVSFTKNDNTVESRTVALKNMPDGAARLVVPADSVPSDAKLLDIVHQNFTAQKGEDGFWLFPRGEYGVFDSDKGVFSFKSLIMPFYGIQTPRGTYIGIVKGFRFGLFTRVSADKGKYTLSMRSDLYKTPGIKPYEDIIIDYYKLEGNDANYSGIARFYRKYQLDRGACRLLRDRVKERPDLAYQADSIPIRIQYHAAKQKPKEGKKEHYTVADEPPMKVFLNFEDSVKFVKAVRDAGIDKATFCSAGWQSGGYDGRFPDIFPIDAELGGEEGLKKFTAAVRAMGYLISAHTNSTDCYSCSRIWTEDMVCRNPDGTLAKNGIWCGGRAYNLCLKYAWDNFLPRQLDDMKRLGFTGPHYIDVFTAVNPYACYNPKHAINAKQAAEYQDKIAQKCVENFGGFSSESGFDHIIDKLDYCNYVGNRIQYEGARPLIKRVLPIWEIVYHGIVLYNPDRYTQQDITADKRKILRLMEFGGRPIIYTNKFERIPAIAKLYELYKPVRKLQFETMESHSEISKDVYITKYGNGAESVCNYSGKPFEYRGEKIAPLGYKFFF, encoded by the coding sequence ATGAAATTTGTAGAAGCTATTTTGCGGGCGGCGTTGCTTGTCGCGGTTTTGGGCGCGTGCGCCGCGCCGTCCCCGCGCGGCGAAGTCGCGGTGGTGAGCTTTACTAAAAACGACAACACGGTGGAGTCGCGGACAGTCGCCCTCAAAAACATGCCCGACGGCGCGGCGCGTCTTGTCGTTCCCGCCGATTCCGTGCCGTCCGACGCAAAGCTGCTCGACATCGTACACCAAAACTTTACCGCGCAAAAGGGCGAGGACGGCTTCTGGCTTTTCCCGCGCGGCGAGTACGGCGTTTTCGATTCCGACAAGGGCGTATTTTCGTTCAAAAGTCTCATCATGCCGTTCTATGGAATCCAGACTCCGCGCGGAACGTACATCGGAATCGTCAAGGGATTCCGTTTCGGGCTGTTCACGCGGGTGTCGGCGGACAAGGGCAAATACACGCTCTCGATGCGTTCCGACCTCTACAAAACCCCGGGAATCAAGCCCTACGAGGACATTATAATAGACTACTACAAGCTGGAAGGCAACGACGCAAATTACAGCGGAATTGCGCGTTTCTACCGCAAGTACCAGCTCGACCGCGGCGCGTGCAGGCTTCTCCGCGACCGCGTGAAGGAGCGTCCCGACTTGGCGTATCAGGCGGATTCCATTCCGATAAGAATCCAGTACCACGCCGCCAAGCAAAAGCCGAAGGAGGGCAAAAAAGAGCACTACACTGTGGCGGACGAGCCTCCCATGAAAGTGTTTTTGAATTTCGAGGACTCCGTGAAATTCGTAAAAGCCGTAAGGGACGCGGGCATAGACAAGGCGACGTTCTGCTCGGCGGGCTGGCAGAGCGGCGGCTACGACGGCCGCTTTCCCGACATCTTCCCGATTGACGCCGAACTCGGCGGCGAGGAGGGGCTGAAAAAATTTACCGCCGCCGTCCGTGCCATGGGCTACCTCATTTCCGCCCACACAAACAGCACCGACTGCTATTCGTGCTCGCGCATTTGGACCGAGGACATGGTTTGCCGCAATCCCGACGGCACTCTTGCCAAGAACGGCATTTGGTGCGGGGGCAGGGCGTACAATCTCTGCCTGAAATACGCATGGGACAACTTTCTGCCGCGCCAGCTCGACGACATGAAGCGGCTCGGCTTCACAGGCCCGCACTACATCGACGTATTCACCGCGGTAAACCCCTATGCGTGCTACAACCCGAAGCACGCAATCAACGCAAAGCAGGCGGCTGAGTACCAAGACAAAATAGCGCAAAAGTGCGTGGAAAACTTCGGCGGATTCTCGTCGGAGAGCGGTTTCGACCACATCATAGACAAGCTCGACTACTGCAACTATGTGGGCAACAGAATACAATACGAAGGAGCGCGCCCGCTGATAAAACGCGTGCTCCCAATTTGGGAAATTGTTTACCACGGCATTGTTCTATACAATCCCGACCGCTACACGCAGCAGGACATCACCGCCGACAAAAGGAAAATTTTAAGGCTCATGGAGTTCGGCGGACGCCCGATTATCTACACAAACAAATTCGAGCGCATTCCCGCAATCGCCAAGCTTTACGAATTGTACAAGCCCGTGCGCAAATTGCAGTTTGAGACAATGGAATCGCACTCGGAAATTTCAAAAGACGTGTACATTACAAAATACGGCAACGGCGCGGAATCGGTATGCAACTACTCCGGAAAGCCCTTCGAATATCGGGGCGAAAAGATTGCGCCGCTCGGCTACAAATTCTTCTTCTGA
- the metG gene encoding methionine--tRNA ligase, with product MKNFYLTTAIDYANGSPHLGHAYEKVLADVIVRCKRLSGMPVHFLTGLDEHGQKVQQSARKAGVAPVEFCDEQAEKFTTMCRLLEISNDDYIRTSQPRHIKVVREILQMLFDKGDIYKAEYKGFYSARQEQFLQEKDRVDGKWPEIFGEVVEITESNYFFKIRQYQDWLVDFLDKNEDFIFPRFRAKQVKEFLKEPLNDLCISRPKERLEWGIELPFDPNYVTYVWFDALVNYISAVGYGTEEFAKNWPADFHVIGKDILVPPHAVYWPIMLHAAGIELPKSLLVHGWWMSSGEKMSKSLGNIVNPLDLVEKFGVDPFRYFLMREMNVGQDSDFSFDLFLTRYTSDLGNDLGNLLSRLLNMGKRYCESVVPAAEVEEDFEKSLKTLADETADEVLKLYDGMQFHIALEKTFNFIRAINRYAEQRAPWKLAKSGAESDKKLLAATLANMAEALRVSAVLLAPVMPNVSEKILTLLGLGKIEKFEGNTKWSNVLEGKTLGAQEILFPRPAAE from the coding sequence ATGAAGAATTTTTATCTGACAACCGCAATAGATTACGCCAACGGCTCTCCCCACCTCGGACACGCTTACGAAAAAGTCCTCGCAGACGTCATCGTGCGCTGCAAACGGCTTTCGGGAATGCCCGTCCACTTCCTCACGGGGCTTGACGAGCACGGTCAAAAGGTTCAGCAGAGCGCGCGCAAGGCGGGCGTCGCCCCCGTGGAATTTTGCGACGAACAGGCGGAAAAATTCACCACAATGTGCAGGCTTCTCGAAATCTCGAACGACGACTATATCCGCACGTCGCAGCCGCGCCACATCAAGGTTGTCCGCGAGATTCTCCAAATGCTCTTCGACAAGGGCGACATCTACAAGGCGGAATACAAGGGCTTTTACTCGGCGCGTCAGGAGCAGTTCTTGCAGGAAAAGGACAGGGTTGACGGCAAATGGCCCGAAATTTTCGGGGAAGTCGTGGAAATCACCGAAAGCAACTACTTCTTCAAAATCCGCCAGTATCAGGACTGGCTCGTAGATTTTCTCGACAAAAACGAAGACTTCATCTTCCCGCGCTTCCGCGCAAAGCAGGTCAAGGAGTTCCTCAAAGAGCCGCTCAACGATCTTTGCATTTCGCGCCCGAAAGAGCGTCTTGAATGGGGCATTGAGCTTCCCTTCGACCCGAACTACGTAACCTATGTCTGGTTCGACGCCCTCGTAAACTACATTTCGGCGGTCGGCTACGGCACGGAAGAATTCGCGAAAAACTGGCCTGCCGACTTCCACGTTATCGGCAAGGACATTCTCGTTCCGCCGCACGCGGTCTACTGGCCGATAATGCTCCACGCGGCGGGAATAGAGCTGCCGAAATCGCTGTTGGTTCACGGCTGGTGGATGTCGTCGGGCGAAAAGATGTCGAAGAGCCTGGGCAACATCGTAAACCCGCTCGACTTGGTCGAAAAATTCGGCGTAGACCCGTTCAGATACTTCCTCATGCGCGAAATGAACGTCGGGCAGGACTCCGACTTTTCGTTCGACCTCTTCCTCACGCGCTACACGTCCGACCTCGGCAACGACCTCGGCAACCTGCTCAGCCGCCTGCTGAACATGGGCAAACGCTACTGCGAAAGCGTCGTTCCCGCAGCGGAGGTCGAGGAGGATTTCGAGAAGTCGCTCAAAACGCTCGCTGACGAAACAGCCGACGAAGTTTTGAAACTCTACGACGGCATGCAGTTCCACATCGCGCTCGAAAAGACCTTCAATTTTATCCGCGCGATAAACAGGTACGCCGAACAGCGCGCGCCGTGGAAGCTGGCAAAGAGCGGGGCGGAGTCCGACAAAAAACTGCTGGCGGCGACCCTCGCGAACATGGCGGAGGCTCTGCGCGTTTCGGCGGTGCTTCTCGCGCCCGTAATGCCGAACGTTTCCGAGAAAATCCTCACGCTTTTGGGCTTGGGGAAAATCGAAAAATTCGAGGGCAACACAAAGTGGTCGAATGTTCTCGAAGGCAAAACACTCGGAGCGCAGGAAATTCTCTTCCCGCGCCCCGCAGCCGAATAG
- the thiC gene encoding phosphomethylpyrimidine synthase ThiC has protein sequence MDIKKLFLDNPHRKHIKVAGGNVEVGLCEVELTPTRMRDGSRRPNKPVRIYDTCGAWGDPDFHFDTSKGLPKIREQWIASRGDAEVVGTLAPSAKNPFGGRKILRGKAGTRPTQMAYAKKGIITPEMEYVALRENLALLNGIEGKMSPAAPRDSLYIQHAGFPQRPDFKITPEFVRDEVARGRAIIPANINHTELEPAIIGRNFLAKINTNIGNSSMASSIPEEIEKMLWAIKWGSDTLMDLSTGADITDTREWIIRNCPTPVGTVPLYQALEKVGGIAEDLNWDVYRDVLIEQAEQGVDYFTIHAGVLSKFIPAAAKRMAGIASRGGSIMAKWVLAHNRENFLFEHWDDICDIMSQYDIAFSIGDGLRPGAIADANDSAQLGELAVQGELTKRAWNFDVQVMCEGPGHVPLQMIEKNMECELDWCSEAPFYTLGPLVSDIAAGYDHITAAIGATLIGWRGTAMLCYVTPKEHLGLPERDDVREGVVTFKLAAHAVDLAKGHPAAQYRDNAMSLARVEFRWRDQINLSLDPERAESFRRKNDKEFSRDNETSHHCTMCGPKFCSMRASLEIKEKFAKSSEGAE, from the coding sequence ATGGACATAAAAAAACTCTTTTTGGACAACCCGCACCGCAAGCACATAAAGGTTGCGGGCGGAAACGTGGAAGTGGGTCTTTGCGAGGTAGAGCTTACGCCCACGCGCATGCGCGACGGCTCGCGCCGCCCCAACAAACCCGTGCGCATTTACGACACCTGCGGCGCGTGGGGAGACCCCGACTTCCATTTCGACACCTCCAAGGGGCTTCCGAAAATTCGCGAACAGTGGATAGCCTCGCGCGGCGACGCGGAAGTTGTCGGCACGCTTGCGCCGTCGGCAAAAAATCCGTTCGGCGGCAGAAAGATTCTGCGCGGAAAGGCGGGGACGCGCCCGACCCAAATGGCGTACGCAAAGAAGGGCATAATCACGCCCGAAATGGAGTACGTAGCCCTGCGCGAAAACCTCGCGCTGTTAAACGGCATTGAGGGCAAAATGTCGCCCGCCGCCCCGCGCGATTCGCTCTACATTCAGCACGCGGGCTTCCCGCAGCGCCCCGACTTCAAAATTACCCCCGAGTTCGTGCGCGACGAAGTTGCGCGGGGCAGGGCGATTATTCCCGCAAACATCAACCACACCGAGCTTGAACCCGCAATTATCGGCAGGAATTTCCTCGCAAAAATCAACACGAACATCGGCAACAGCTCGATGGCGTCGTCGATTCCGGAGGAAATCGAGAAAATGCTCTGGGCCATAAAATGGGGCTCCGACACGCTCATGGACTTGTCCACGGGCGCGGACATCACCGACACCCGCGAGTGGATTATCCGCAACTGCCCGACGCCCGTCGGAACAGTTCCGCTCTATCAGGCGCTTGAAAAGGTCGGCGGCATTGCGGAGGATTTGAACTGGGACGTCTACCGCGACGTTCTCATAGAGCAGGCGGAGCAGGGCGTAGACTACTTTACAATCCACGCGGGCGTGCTTTCCAAATTCATTCCCGCGGCGGCAAAGCGCATGGCGGGGATTGCCTCGCGCGGCGGCTCAATCATGGCGAAATGGGTTCTCGCCCACAACCGCGAAAACTTCCTCTTCGAACACTGGGACGACATCTGCGACATCATGTCGCAGTACGACATCGCGTTCTCAATCGGCGACGGACTCCGACCGGGGGCTATCGCCGACGCCAACGATTCCGCCCAGCTCGGCGAGCTTGCCGTTCAGGGCGAGCTTACAAAACGCGCGTGGAACTTCGACGTTCAGGTTATGTGCGAAGGTCCGGGGCACGTTCCGCTCCAAATGATTGAAAAAAACATGGAGTGCGAGCTTGACTGGTGTAGCGAAGCCCCGTTCTACACGCTCGGGCCTCTTGTCTCCGACATCGCCGCGGGCTACGACCACATCACGGCGGCAATCGGCGCAACGCTCATCGGCTGGCGCGGAACGGCTATGCTCTGCTACGTAACGCCGAAGGAGCACTTGGGGCTTCCCGAACGCGACGACGTCCGCGAGGGCGTGGTGACATTCAAGCTCGCCGCGCACGCGGTGGACTTGGCGAAGGGGCACCCCGCAGCGCAGTACCGCGACAACGCAATGAGCCTTGCCCGCGTGGAATTCAGATGGCGCGACCAAATCAACCTTTCGCTCGACCCCGAACGCGCGGAGTCTTTCCGCCGCAAAAACGACAAGGAATTCTCTCGCGACAACGAAACGTCGCACCACTGCACAATGTGCGGGCCGAAATTCTGCTCGATGAGGGCGTCGCTTGAAATCAAGGAAAAATTCGCAAAATCGTCGGAGGGCGCGGAGTAA
- a CDS encoding C-GCAxxG-C-C family protein — protein MAEKWASELFKCGYNCSQSVFAAHAAKFGIDTATALKLSAPLGGGVGRMREVCGAFSACAMLLGLKEASDDASPEKKRKIYERTQQLAEEFRRENGSIICREILKLQKDAPMSPTPYARTAEYYAKRPCLRVVESADALAREFLSR, from the coding sequence ATGGCTGAAAAGTGGGCAAGCGAACTCTTCAAATGCGGATATAACTGCTCGCAGTCGGTGTTTGCCGCGCACGCGGCGAAATTCGGCATAGATACCGCGACCGCCCTGAAACTGTCCGCGCCTCTGGGCGGCGGAGTGGGGCGCATGCGCGAAGTCTGCGGCGCGTTTTCGGCGTGCGCAATGCTGCTCGGCTTGAAAGAGGCGTCCGACGACGCCTCGCCCGAAAAGAAGCGGAAAATCTACGAGCGCACCCAGCAGCTCGCCGAGGAATTCAGGCGGGAGAACGGATCGATAATCTGCCGCGAAATCCTGAAACTGCAAAAGGACGCGCCCATGTCGCCGACTCCCTACGCCCGCACGGCGGAATACTACGCAAAACGCCCGTGCCTGCGAGTGGTGGAGTCCGCCGACGCGCTCGCGCGGGAGTTCCTTTCGCGGTAA